The Sandaracinus amylolyticus genomic interval GCATCGGCTCGATCGGCGCGCGCGCCTCGTCCGGCAGCTTGCCCACGCCCGCGATGCGGCGCGCGACGCTCTGCATCACGCGGTTCACGGGCTTGCTCCACGTGAACATCTCGTGGTGGTTCATCCCGCCCGGGAAGAACCAGTCGGTCGCGGCGAGCAGATCCACCTCGGCGGTGCCGAGCACGTTCTGCGTCTCGACGACCATGCCGTGCTCGCACGGCACGCGACACGTCATGCGGCTCGGCGCGCCGTCGACGCGCATGAGGCATCCGTCGCACCGCCCCGCGTAGCAGCTCGCGCCGCGCGGCCGGTGGTACTTCACGCTGCGCCCGAGCACGACACGCCCCGCCGCCGCGAGCGCGATCGCGATCGGCTCGCCGCGCAGCGCGGGCACGTCGTCGCCGTCGACGCGCAGCGTCACTCGCTCTCGATCGGAAGGCCCGAATCGCCGCGGCGCCATCCCGCGACTCCTACCACGACGTCGAGCGCTTCTCCCGGGCGCGCGATCCCCGCTACGCTCGCGCCGTGCGCTCCCGCACCGCGTTCCTGGTCTCGCTCACCGCGCTCTCGCTCGCGTGCGAAACGTCGCGCGACGCTGAGCCGGCGCCCGCTCCCGAGCGCACCGCGCCGAGCGCGCCGGGCACGCCCGCAGGGCTCGTCGCGGCGAGCGCGCTCGCGTCGGCGCTGCCGCAGCGGCTCGGCGCGTTCGAGGCGACCGGCACGCCCGAGCCGCACGTCGAGCTCGGAGTGACGCCGACCACGCGCGTGAGCGCGCAGTACGCCGACGGAGAGCGCCGCGCGACGGTGCGGGTCGTCGACGCGCAGCGCGCGCCCGATCTCGTCGCCGGGTTCGCTGCCGCGCAGCGCATCCCGATGCCCTCCGATCCGAGCGCGCCCGACGAGCTCGTCCCGACCGGCATCGCGGGACGGCCCGCGCTCGCGTCGTGGACGCCCGGCACCTCGACGAGCGAGGCGCAGGTGGTGATCGCGGAGCGCTTCGTCGTCGCGCTCACGATCACGCCCGCGAGCGTCCCCGAAGAGGCGGTCGACGTGCTCGAGACGTTCCCCTTCGCGTCGTTCGACGCGCTGGCACGATGAGCGTCGCGTACTTCGCGTTCGGTGCGAACACGTGCCGCGACGTGCTGGTGCGACGGCGCCGCATCGATCCGATCTCGAGCGAGCCCGCGTCGCTGCGCGACCATCGACTCGCGTTCGTGCAGCGCGGCATCCCGCTGATCGAGCCCGCGTTCGCGAGCGTGCTCCCGCAGCCGGGCGCCACGGTGCACGGCGTGCTGCACGTGCTGCGCGACGACGACATGGAGCGCCTCGATCGACTCGAAGCGGCGGGCTACGCGCGCGTGGAGCGCGAGGTGCACGCGCGCGAAGGCGTGATGCCCGCGTTCCTCTACGTGACCCGCAGCCCGACGCACGGCCTGCGACCCTCGCGCCGCTATCGCGATCTGATCGTGCGCGGCGCGCGCGAGCACGGCCTGCCCGCGTCGTGGATCGACGAGCTCGAGCGCTTCCCGACCGCGCACGTCCCCGGCGTGTCCGACGCCGTGCCGTGGATCATCGAAGCGCTCGATCGGGTGCTCCGCCGCGCGCCGGATTAGATCCGTTTTCTGGATCGCGCGCGCGCCGGCACGGGACCATTCGCCCGATGCTCCGCGTCCGCTCGATCGCGCTCTTCGTCGCGCTCGCGTTGCCGTCCATCGCGCGCGCCGACGTGACCGTCATCTACGCGGCGCCGAGCGAGCGCGCGCCGCTCGTCGCGCGTCCGGTGTGCCCGGTCGGGATGAGCGAGAGCGCGTGCGCGCGCGCCGCGGCGACGCCGCCCACGCCGCCGCCTCCTCCGCGCATCGCGATCACGCCGCCGCCTCCTCCGCGCACGCCCGAGCCGCGCGTCGCGATCACGCCGCCGCCTCCTCCGCGCACGCCCCAGCCTGCTGCGCTTCCTCCTGCGCCCTCTGCGTGCGCTGCGCCCGTCACGTTCGTGCGCGGCAGCGAGCGACGCTCGCTCGTGCTCCTCGACTGCGACGGTCGCCCTCACCCCGAGAGCCTCGTCGCGCTCAGCGTCCTCGCGCGCCCGCCCGGCGCGCCGCTGCCCGATCCCGCGACGCTCGTCGCGCACGCGAGCGATCCCACATGGGTCGCACCTTCGATCCGCCGCCTCCATCCCGGCCTGCTCGAGCGCCTGCGCGTCATCGCCGATCGCTTCCCCGGCCACGCGATCGAGATCGTCTCCGGTGATCGTCCCGATGCGCGCCCCGGGAGCCGTCATCTGCACGGCCTCGCGCTCGACCTGCGCGTGAGCGGCGCGAGCCTCGACGCCGTTCACGAGCTCGTCTCGCGCTTCGATCGCACCGGCGTCGGGCTCTATCCCGCGGGCGGGTTCCTCCACCTCGACGTGCGCACGCGCGCCACGCGCTGGGTCGACGCGAGCGGGCCCGGCGAGCCCCCGCGCCCCACGCCCGAAGACGCACCGCCGCGCGCGGCGCGCATCCGCCGCGTCCCCACGCCCGACGCGCCCGCGCCGCCTCCTCCGCGCCCCAGCGACGACGAGCTCGGCCTCGACGCGGACGCGATCGTCGACGCGCTCACGCGCGAGCTCGACGCGCGCATGCCGACGCTGGCCCCGCCGCGGCTCAGGTGACGATCAGCACGTCGCGGCGCGCGTTCCGCACCACGCGCTCCGCGGTCGACCCGAGCAGCCACTCCGCGAAGCCGCGCTCGCCGCGCGTCGCGATCACGATCAGATCCGCGTCGTGTGCCTCGGCCGCCGCGAGGATCTCGGTGGGCGCATCGCCGACGCGCACCTCGAGCTCCACCTGCACGTCCTTGTGCTGCGGGAGCCGCTCGCCGAGCCGCTTCACGTGCGCGCGCACCTCGTGCTGCGCGTACATCGGGCTCGCGCTCTCCTCGGAGACCATCACGTGCACGAAGGTCAGCTTCGCATCGAGCCGGATCGCGAGCTCCGACGCCTTCTGCAGCGCGCGATCGCCGAGATCCGAGAAGTCGGTGGCAGCGAGGATGTGCTTGTACATGCCGTCCTCGACTCTACCTCACGCGTCCTCGTTCGACGCTGCGAGGATCGCGCCCGCCGCGCCGATCCGCACCTGCGCGTCGTGATCGCGCATCGCGCTCCGCGCGTCGTCGGGGCGCATCGCATCGCGCGCGAGCGCGCGCGCCGCTGCACGTCGGAGCATGGGATCCGGACGCCGCAGGAACGCCGCCAAGATCGCCTTCGCCTCGTCGTCACCGCGCTCCGCGAGCACGCCCGCAGCCTGCAGCGCGCTCATCTCGAGCCCGCTCTGCATCAGCCCTCGCAGCGCGCCGCGCGCCTCGTCCTCCGCGCCTTCCTGCTGCAGCAGCGCGCGCGCGATCGAGAGCTTCGCGCCGGGATCGTCCTCGCGTCCGAGCGCCTCGCTCAGCACCCGACGGAGATCGTCGCTCGGCTCGAGCGAGACCAGCGCGACGCCTGCTTGCGCGCGCAGCGAGGGCTCGCCCGCGCGCAGCGCCGAGAGCAAGTACGCGCGCGCCCCGCGATCCTCGTCGCCCTGTCGCGCGCGCACCAGCATCAGGCGCGCGGCCTCGATCCCCTGCGAGCTCGGCGGCGTCTCGAAGAGCGATCCCAGCGCAG includes:
- a CDS encoding gamma-glutamylcyclotransferase family protein, which gives rise to MSVAYFAFGANTCRDVLVRRRRIDPISSEPASLRDHRLAFVQRGIPLIEPAFASVLPQPGATVHGVLHVLRDDDMERLDRLEAAGYARVEREVHAREGVMPAFLYVTRSPTHGLRPSRRYRDLIVRGAREHGLPASWIDELERFPTAHVPGVSDAVPWIIEALDRVLRRAPD
- a CDS encoding DUF882 domain-containing protein, whose product is MLRVRSIALFVALALPSIARADVTVIYAAPSERAPLVARPVCPVGMSESACARAAATPPTPPPPPRIAITPPPPPRTPEPRVAITPPPPPRTPQPAALPPAPSACAAPVTFVRGSERRSLVLLDCDGRPHPESLVALSVLARPPGAPLPDPATLVAHASDPTWVAPSIRRLHPGLLERLRVIADRFPGHAIEIVSGDRPDARPGSRHLHGLALDLRVSGASLDAVHELVSRFDRTGVGLYPAGGFLHLDVRTRATRWVDASGPGEPPRPTPEDAPPRAARIRRVPTPDAPAPPPPRPSDDELGLDADAIVDALTRELDARMPTLAPPRLR
- a CDS encoding universal stress protein, with the protein product MYKHILAATDFSDLGDRALQKASELAIRLDAKLTFVHVMVSEESASPMYAQHEVRAHVKRLGERLPQHKDVQVELEVRVGDAPTEILAAAEAHDADLIVIATRGERGFAEWLLGSTAERVVRNARRDVLIVT